A DNA window from Daucus carota subsp. sativus chromosome 3, DH1 v3.0, whole genome shotgun sequence contains the following coding sequences:
- the LOC108215454 gene encoding protein CURVATURE THYLAKOID 1D, chloroplastic, giving the protein MSRISSVVNYNHPLYFNTHHLPKPLNLNRTGLSFKRTYPAWHHLINSSLKSTTSEEASSGETQYVKEETDGVVMIEDVERDEQKESYGAGYVRTFENESDGAQVPSEEFFKDEQFQPFDILDKLDLGLELDSPYPLLVYGVGSLITLWLTSAVVVSIDSIPVFPKLMEVIGLGYSLWFATRYLLFKKNRDELVAKFEEIKQEVLGSIDD; this is encoded by the exons ATGTCAAGGATTTCTAGTGTTGTAAATTATAATCATCCTCTGTATTTCAACACACATCATCTTCCCAAGCCTCTCAATCTCAATCGCACCGGTCTCTCTTTCAAACGCACTTATCCAG CTTGGCATCATCTTATCAATTCATCCCTAAAGTCAACAACTTCAGAGGAAGCTTCTAGTGGGGAAACCCAGTATGTTAAAGAAGAAACTGATGGTGTAGTGATGATCGAGGATGTTGAGAGGGATGAGCAGAAAGAGTCATATGGAGCTGGGTATGTTCGAACTTTTGAAAACGAGTCGGATGGAGCTCAAGTGCCTAGCGAAGAATTTTTCAAGGATGAGCAGTTTCAGCCATTTGACATTTTAGATAAGCTTGACCTCGGG TTAGAGTTGGATAGTCCATATCCACTGCTGGTATATGGCGTCGGTAGCCTAATCACACTCTGGCTTACCTCTGCTGTTGTTGTATCCATTGATTCTATTCCTGtg TTTCCTAAGTTGATGGAAGTTATAGGTCTTGGGTACTCGCTCTGGTTTGCAACCCGTTACTTACTCTTTAAG AAAAACAGAGATGAATTGGTTGCAAAATTTGAAGAGATAAAGCAAGAGGTTTTAGGTTCAATTGACGATTAA
- the LOC108214695 gene encoding uncharacterized protein LOC108214695, which yields MKVAKSYTQKLNLMSGNFISIHGLSFISLVLLPHKKKKSRSMATSSSNRAPPPGEFTTLKQEHRYQMEIKKSKFIAIAAPLFDDSSALTFLSQVRQTRASHNCWAYKVGDQYRSNDDGEPSGTAGKPIYSAIESSGLDRVMVVVIRYFGGIKLGTGGLVRAYGGVASECLRSAPTCLVKSKIPMGLEVTYDLLGVLYHQLQHFQVEDIEQNYDTGKDDTTMVTFKVDFDRAEDLEETVRTNCSQDIVFYKR from the exons ATGAAAGTTGCCAAATCCTACACCCAAAAGCTCAATCTTATGAGTGGTAATTTTATTAGCATTCATGGATTGAGTTTTATAAGTTTGGTGCTGCTTCCtcataagaagaagaaaagtagATCAATGGCCACTTCATCGTCAAACAGAGCTCCTCCTCCTGGTGAATTCACCACGCTTAAGCAAGAACACAGATACCAAATGGAGATAAAGAAGAGTAAATTCATAGCCATTGCTGCCCCTCTTTTCGATGACTCGTCCGCTCTTACGTTTCTCTCCCAGGTTCGACAAACGCGTGCCTCTCACAATTGTTGGGCATATAAG GTTGGAGATCAATACCGAAGCAATGATGATGGGGAACCATCAGGTACAGCTGGCAAACCCATCTATTCTGCCATTGAATCATCAGGATTAGATAGAGTAATGGTGGTTGTCATCAG GTATTTTGGAGGTATTAAACTCGGCACTGGAGGATTAGTTAGGGCTTATGGAGGAGTAGCATCAGAATGCTTGAGAAGTGCCCCAACTTGCCTTGTCAAATCTAAA ATTCCAATGGGTTTGGAGGTGACATATGACCTTTTGGGGGTTTTGTATCATCAG CTGCAACATTTTCAAGTTGAGGACATAGAGCAGAATTATGATACAGGAAAAGATGATACTACAATGGTGACATTCAAAGTTGACTTTGACCGGGCTGAGGATTTGGAAGAAACTGTCAGAACTAATTGTAGTCAAGATATTGTGTTTTACAAGCGTTGA
- the LOC108214694 gene encoding lanC-like protein GCL1 translates to MSSVVQNFGSAPINNNNKEEEEMIPGSDLVENTNLSLPADMILQAAMALKNQVVKKTWEEGSGISDPTVYSGVLGTAFTCLRSYEATGDEQDLLLCAQIVDACAMLPPLPSRHVTFLYGQGGIFSLGAVVSYYKGDNQRRDMYLKLFLQLAEDGALPVGPQEGGLGMSYDLLYGRTGFLWAALFINKYLGETAVPFDLLMPIVKAVLAGGRAGASDKTACPLMYRWHGTRYWGAANGLAGILHVLLHFPLSEEDAEDVKGTLRYMIRKRFPHSGNYPSCEGNPRDKLVQWSHGAGGMAITLSKAAEVFACDREFQNAAIEAGEVVWKRGLVEKPGLSDGASGNAYAFLSLYRLTGESIYKERAKAFASFLYHKSKELQMVGRPEEPNHKHSLFLGFAGTVCLWFDLQRPENSRFPGYEI, encoded by the exons ATGTCATCTGTAGTACAAAACTTTGGTTCAGccccaattaataataataataaagaagaagaagaaatgatCCCAGGGTCAGATTTGGTGGAGAATACTAATCTCTCACTCCCAGCCGACATGATTTTACAAGCTGCCATGGCGCTCAAGAACCAG GTGGTGAAGAAGACGTGGGAAGAAGGGAGCGGCATAAGTGACCCCACAGTATATTCGGGTGTTTTGGGGACAGCTTTCACCTGCTTGCGCTCGTATGAAGCTACCGGTGATGAACAGGATTTGTTATTGTGTGCTCAAATTGTTGATGCCTGTGCTATGCTCCCACCTCTTCCCTCTAG GCATGTCACTTTTTTATATGGACAGGGAGGAATATTCTCATTGGGTGCTGTGGTCTCATATTACAAAGGTGACAATCAAAGGCGTGACATGTATCTGAAACTCTTCCTTCAG TTAGCAGAAGACGGTGCACTTCCTGTTGGTCCCCAAGAAGGCGGTCTTGGAATGTCATATGATCTTCTTTATGGACGTACTGGGTTCTTATGGGCAGCTCTTTTTATAAACAAGTACTTGGGGGAGACGGCAGTGCCTTTTGATCTTCTTATGCCAATTGTGAAAGCTGTGTTAGCAGGGGGCAGAGCAGGGGCGTCTGACAAAACTGCCTGTCCGCTGATGTATAGATGGCATGGGACTAGGTACTGGGGAGCGGCTAATGGTCTTGCAGGTATTCTGCATGTGTTGCTTCATTTCCCACTGTCAGAAGAGGATGCTGAAGATGTTAAAGGCACTTTAAGGTACATGATACGCAAGAGATTCCCACATAGCGGCAATTATCCTTCATGTGAAGGGAACCCAAGGGATAAGCTGGTGCAATGGTCTCATGGTGCAGGTGGCATGGCCATCACACTGTCCAAGGCAGCCGAG GTATTTGCATGTGATAGAGAATTCCAGAATGCAGCTATTGAAGCTGGAGAGGTGGTCTGGAAGAGAGGTTTGGTTGAGAAGCCAGGGCTTTCAGATGGAGCCTCTGGGAATGCTTATGCATTCTTGTCTCTCTATCGTTTGACAGGAGAGAGCATATACAAAGAGAGAGCAAAGGCGTTTGCAAGCTTTTTATACCATAAATCCAAAGAACTTCAGATGGTCGGACGGCCTGAGGAACCCAACCACAAACATTCTCTTTTCCTCGGGTTTGCTGGTACAGTATGCCTATGGTTTGATTTGCAGAGGCCAGAAAACTCCAGGTTTCCTGGGTATGAAATATGA